The Polaribacter sp. KT25b genome contains the following window.
ATTAAAAACTCTCCAGATTTAACTTTGATTTTAGCTAACGGAAAAGAATATTCAGAAAAAGGACGTATTCAAACAAGTACAGGACAAATTAATCAAAGCACAGGAACCATTACAATTAGAGCTGCTTTTAACAATCCAAATGAAATTTTAACCAATGGAAACAGTGGTAAAATTAGATTTCCTATAGAATATAAAGACGCCATAGTTGTACCTCAAACTGCAACTTTTGAGCAACAAGGAAATATTATGATTTTTAAACTTTCAGCAGATAATAAAATTGCTACTTCTATTATTAAAGTAAAAGGAACTGTGGGTAACTTATATGTTGTAGAATCTGGAGTAGATGTAAAAGATCAAATAGTAGTTTCTGGAGTTGGTAAATTAAGAAATGGAATGGCAATTTCACCACAAGTAACTCCTTTTGATGAAGCTATTAAACCAATCGCAACTTTATTTAAAAACTAGTAATTATAAACTTATTAAGTTATGTTAAAAACATTTATTGAAAGACCCGTTCTTTCAACAGTAATCTCTATTATCATAGTTCTGCTTGGTATTATAAGTATTACTAGCTTACCAATAGAAGAGTATCCAGATATTGCACCACCAACTATTAAAGTTACTGCAAATTATACAGGAGCAAATGCAGAAACCGTTTTAGAGAGTGTAATAATACCAATAGAAGAACAAATTAATGGTGTAGAAGGTATGACATATATTACCTCTACTGCATCTAATACAGGAGCAGCCGAAATTACAGTATATTTTGATCAGAAAATTGATGCAGATATCGCAGCTGTAAACGTACAAAACCGTGTTGCAAGAGCAACGCCTTTATTACCATCAGAAGTTACCCAAACAGGTATTATAACGCAAAAGCAAGAAACGAGTGCGTTAATGTTTATTTCCATGTATTCGGAAAGTGATGATTATGATGCTACTTTTATTCAGAATTACTTAAAAATTAACGTAATTCCGGCGATGCAACGTATTAGTGGTGTGGGAGACGTAAGCGTATTTTCACAACAAGATTATGCAATGCGTATTTGGTTAAACCCAGAGAAACTAGCTTCTTATGGTTTAATTCCTTCGGATATTTCTGCTGCATTAGCAGAACAAAATTTAGAAGCAGCAGCCGGATCTTTAGGGCAAAATAACGGAGAATCATTTTCATATACATTAACTTATAGCGGACGTTTTAAAGACGAAGCGCAATACAGCAATATTGTAATTAAAGCTTTAGGAAACGGACAATTTTTACGTTTGAAAGATGTAGCAACTATTGAATTAGATGCACAATCTTACGCTTCTAACGCAATGAGTAAAGGGAATCCTGCTGTATTTATGGGGATTTTCCAAACCAAAGGATCTAATGCCCAAGAAATTATTGAAAATATAAAAATAACTTTAGAACAAGTAAAAGCAGATCTTCCAGAAGGTTTAGATGTTTTTGTTCCTTATGATACAAGTTTATTTTTAAATGCATCTATAGAAAAAGTAATTAGTACTTTATTAGAAGCCTTTTTACTAGTATTCTTAGTAGTATTTATTTTCTTACAAGATTTTAGATCTACATTAATTCCTGCAATTGCAGTTCCAGTTTCAATAATTGGTACTTTCTTTTTCTTAAATGTCTTCGGATATTCAATTAACTTACTAACACTATTTGCCTTAGTACTAGCAATTGGTATTGTGGTAGATGATGCAATTGTAGTTGTAGAAGCCGTTCATGCCAAGTTAGATGAAGGCGAAAAGAGCGCGAAAAAAGCAACACTAACTGCAATGAATGAGATTTCTGGAGCTATTATTTCAATTACTTTAGTAATGGCTGCAGTATTTATTCCGGTAACATTTGTAACTGGACCAACAGGTGTATTTTACGAGCAATTTGGTGTAACATTAATTATTGCTATTTTAATTTCTGCAGTAAATGCCTTAACATTAAGTCCTGCATTATGTGCTTTATTGTTAAAACCACATAAAGAAGATGAAGAAATAAAAGGAAAAAGTCCTTTAAAACGTTTTTATACACTTTTTAATAGAGGATTTAACGCAACCATCGATAGATATGGTAAATCATTACAATTTTTATATAAGAGAAAATTTGTTTCTGGTTTATTATTAATCATTGCAATAATCGGAATTTTTTGGGCAGCAAAAACAACACCAACAGGATTTGTACCTAATGAAGATAGAGGAATTGTTTTTGCAAATATAGAATTACCACCAGGAGCTTCTTTAGATAGAACAGATGCAGTAGCAAGAAAACTATATGATAAAATAGAAGGTATTGAAGGTATTGTCGCTGTTAACTTTATTAAAGGTAGAAGTTTAATAAGTGGAGCTGGTAGTAACTTTGGTTTTGGTATAATTAAACTAGAAGATTGGGCAGATCGTACAGATCCTGCGCTGTCTGCACAAGCTATAACTGGAAAATTATTTGGTGTAGCAGCGAGTATTCCAGATGCCAACATCATTTTCTTTTCTCCGCCAAGTATTCGTGGTTTTGGTAATTCATCAGGATTTGAAATTAATTTATTAGATAAGTTTGGTGGCGAATTTGCAGATCTTGACAAAGCAAATAAAGATTTCTCTATGGCTTTAATGAGTCATCCAGAAATTAAATATGCACAGTCATCATTTAGTACAAGCTATCCACAATATGAAATGGAAGTTAACGTGCCTCTAGCAAAAGAAAAAGGAGTTTCTGTAACTAGTATATTCTCTACATTACAAGGTTATATTGGTGGAGTTTATGCTTCGGATTTCTCTAGATTTGGTAAACAATTTAGAGTATATATTCAAGCATTACCAGAAGATAGAGCAGACGAAAACGCATTAAATAGCATGTATGTAAGAACAGATTCTGGCGAAATGACACCAATTACACAGTTTGTAACACTTAAAAGAGTGTATGGGCCACAATCGGTAACACGCTTTAACTTATTTAATTCTACCATGATTTCTGGTGCAACCAATGAAGGTTTTAGTACAGGAGATGCTATTAGAGTTATTGAAGAAGAAGTTGCAAAATTACCAAGCAATTATACAGTTGCATATTCTGGTTTAACTCGTGAAGAAGTAAATGCAGGAAACCAAACTACTTTTATATTTATATTAAGTATCCTATTTGTGTATTTCTTATTAAGTGCTCAATATGAAAGTTATTTATTACCATTTGCAGTAGTTTTATCTTTACCATTTGGGGTATTTGGAGCTTATATAAGTACGAAGTTTTTAGGCTTAGAAAACAACATTTATTTCCAAATTGCTTTAATAATGCTTATTGGGTTATTGGCTAAAAACGCCATCCTTATAGTTGAATTTGCTTTACAAAGAAGAAAGAATGGAGAGAGCATTGTAGATGCTGCAATTCATGGAGCAAAATCACGTTTACGTCCAATCTTAATGACTTCTTTTGCTTTTATTTTAGGATTAATGCCATTAGCATTGGCAAAAGGTGTTGGATCTGAAGGAAACAATTCTATTGGTTCTGGAGCTGCAGGAGGAATGCTAATAGGAACTATTTTAGGAGTATTTGTAATTCCTATTTTATTTATATTATTTCAATGGTTACAAGAAAAAGTATCTAGTAAACCAGCTGTTATTTCTCAACAAAATGAAGATTAATTATATGAAATCAAGACTAAAAAATACTAGCCTTCAAAAAGGACTAGTTATAGCAATAATGGCTTTTACATTACAAAGTTGTTTTGTTGCCAAAGATTATACAAGGCCAGAAGTTACAGAAACAGAAAACTTGTATAGAACAGATAATTTGCCATCAGATAGTATTTCTATGGCAAATATATCTTGGAAAAATTTATTTACAGACACGTATTTAAATCAGTATATTGAAGAAGGACTTCAAAATAATATGGATGTTCGTATTGCAATTCAGCAAATGGTAGCTGCAGAAGCATACGCAAAACAAGGTAAAGCTGGTTATTTACCATCAGTTAGTGTAGGAGCCAATGCTACACATCAAGAATTGTCAAAAAATGGTCAATTCGGATCGATATTTGGCGGAGGAATAGATCAATACGATGTTACTGCTAATCTTTCTTGGGAAGCAGATATTTGGGGTAAAATTAGAAGTAACAAACGTGCTTCTGCTGCCAGTTATTTGCAAAGTGTAGCTGCACATAAAGCGGTAAAAACACAATTAATTGCTAGTATTGCTACTACTTATTATCAGCTTTTAGCTTTAGATTCTCAATTAGAAATCACCAAAAAAACAATTGAATCTCGTAAAAACGGTGTAGAAACTATCAAAGCTTTAAAAGATGCAGGATTAACAAATCAGGTTGCTGTAGATCAAAACATTGCACAATACAACAGCACAAGAGCATTACAAGTAGATATTGAAACTGCTATTTTTAAAACTGAAAATACATTGAGTATCTTATTAGGAAAAAGTTCTCAAAAATTTGAAAGAAGTCACTTAACAAATCAGATAATAGAAACCGAATTAAAATTAGGCGTTCCATCAACTTTATTAAGTAACAGACCAGATGTTATGGCTGCAGAATATAATTTAATTCAGTCTTTTGAATTATCAAATGTAGCTAGAAGTAATTTTTATCCATCATTAAAATTAACGGCTTCTGGAGGTTTTCAAAGTTTAAATCTAGATAATTTAATTGATACAAATTCTTTATTTGCTACAATTCTAGGTGGTTTAACACAACCTATTTTTAATAAGCGTAGTTTAAAAACACAAAGAGAAGTTGCTTTGGCTCAACAAGAACAATCTTTACTTCAGTTTAAAAAAGCATTATTAGTTGCAGGAAACGAAGTATCGAATGCTTTATTTACATATACATCAGAAACTAAAAAATTCGAATTTAGAAAAAATGAAGTTGAAGCGTTACGTAAAGCTGAGCAAAATTCTGAGGAATTACTTAAAAATGGTTATGCAACTTATTTAGACTTGTTAACTGCTAGACAAAGTGCTTTAAGTGCAGAACTTAGTGTTATAGATTCTAAACTACAACAGTTAGTTTCTATTGTAGATTTATACGAAGCTCTTGGTGGCGGATGGCAGTAATTTAATTTAACGAATACTAAATCAATTTAAATTATGAGTACTCTTTTAGTTGCAACAAATTTTTCTAAAGCATCAAAAAATGCAGTATTATATTCGGCTTCAATAGCACAATTATTTAATACAAAACTTGTTATTTTTAATGCTTATAAACTTCCAGTTCATGCTTCAAACACATTATTATCGGCAGTTTCTATTGATGGTTTAATTGAAAAAGAGAGGAATAAATTAAAAGAAACTGCTCTAGATATCTCTAAAAAATTTAATATTGATGTAGAAGTTATCTGTAAATATGTAAATCTAGAACAAGAAATAGATCGTTTAATGAAATTGTATGATTCCCCGTTTTTAGTAATGGGAATGTCTTCTAAATCAATGGAACAAAATCTATTAGGAAACCCAACGACTACTTTAATTAGTATGAAAAAATTTCCGGTGTTGGCGATTCCTGTAAACGCAAAATTTAACGGAATTCAAAAAATTCTTTTTGCTTGCGATTTAATGCGAGATATTCCATTAAAAACATTGGCAAGATTAAGAAGAGTTGCAACTAAATTAAAGGCAGAAATTACAGTGTTTTATGTTGATCAAAAAATAGATGAACTAAAATTAAATACACAGTGTCTTGAAAATATTAATCAAGAATTAGAAGGAGTTGCGTATTTATATAAAAATATTTCATCGAACACGGTTATTGAAGAAATAGAAAAAGAAATTAAAAAATCTGATTCTGAATTGTTAGTAATGGTTCCTAAAAAATATGGCTTTTGGGAATCGATAATTCATAAAAGTAAAACCAGAGTAATGGCTTCTGGAATGAATATTCCGTTATTATCAATCCCAATTGAATAATTTATAGTGTGTATTATTCATTTATTTGATGTTTAATTTTTAGAATAATGTTTAAATAATACACTTTTTAGAACAACCCATAATGATTGATAAACAACAACTTTTAGAGTGTTCTATTACAAATTTTATCAAGTTTGGAAGCAAACGTTTTTCTATGAACGAACTTGCTTCTGAACTTGGTATTTCTAAAAAAACCATTTACAAACACTTTAAAACCAAAGACGAATTGGTTTCTAAGGGCGTTCGTTTACTTATTGACAAATATCTGCACGAAGTGGATAAAATCAAAAAAAACAGTGAAGATCCGCTTCAAAAAATCATCTTAATTCAAGAAACCAGTTTTCAATATTTAAATTATTTAAAACCTTCTTTTTTATTCGGAATTAAAAAATATTACAGCAATGCGGATGATGTTTTTACAAATTTTAAAGACAACTTTATAAAAAGTAACTTACAACCTTTGCTTGAAGAGGCTATAGAAAAAGAGTATCTTCGCAAAAATTTAAATTCAGATTTGTTTTGCGATTTGTATTTTACAAGAGTACAAAATCTGATTTTTGATCCAAAAAATCTTTTTGAAATTTATAGTGAAAAAGTAGTTTTCGAACACTTAATTGTAAATAGTTTAAGAGGTTTTATTACACCAAATTATAAAGACACAAACAAGTTGTTTGCTTGATTATTTTATGAAAAAAGACATTAAAATACCCGAAGTTACAGATGTAGAAATTGCCATTGTTTATGAATACAATGACCTTTATAAAACTGATGATTGGAATGTGTATATTATCAACAATAAAAATGTTGATTTAGAAATGGTCGTAATTGTTACTCAGGGTTTTTCTGACAAAAAAATCACTTCTTTATTCCGTAAAAAAATTAATGTTTTACCAGCAAATTCTTATGCTAAAATTGAATTAATTCAACCCGAATTATTCAAATTAAACAACCGTTTTCAAGTTACCTTTTTTGAAGGAAACACCTTGTTCGAAAAAACATTCATCTTAAAAGAAAACACCATTAAAGAAGGTGCTTTACGAATGATTACTGAGCTTAAAAAACGTGGTATTTTGGCGGAATAATCATTGCGTAAACCATGGTCATTGTGAGTTTACGAGAAAGTGCTTATCATCTATTTTTCAAAGAAGAACAAGGTAAAGAAAGTAATGCAACATTATTTATGCATCGAAAAATTGAAAGACCATACCATATTGACTTTTGTTTTATATCAGATTATTTTGTAAACAGATTGAAAAAAGTTTCAATTGGAAAATACCAGAATTGGACTAAATTAAGTGATCACAATCCAATAATTTGTGAATTTGAAAATGAAAAAAAATAACTATACACGAACACCTTGTGAAAACCTTTCTCATATTATATTAATATAAATTACAATCTTTTCCTAGAAACCCGCGTTAGCGATTGAACGATTTGTTTGAGCTCTTTTTTGTTTTTTACAAAAAAAGCGAGTAGAGAAAGCGCGACCCTTGTGGTAACGCCCAAATTATTAAAAAAATTCGTAATTCAATTAAACAGATTGCTTCGTCATTCTTCCTCGCAATGACGTTATCCTAAAAATCCAATAACCAAATACATTAAAACAGTAATTGCACCACCAACTAACGCATAAGGCAATTGTGTTTTTACATGATCTATATGATCGCTGGCAGAAGCCATAGAAGATATAATTGAAGTATCAGAAATTGGCGAACAATGATCACCAAAAATTCCTCCACCTAAAGTTGCAGCAACTACAATGGTAATATCTGCGCCATGAATATTTGCCATTGGTACAGAAATTGCCAACATTATTGCAAAAGTTCCCCAAGAAGTTCCGGTAGAAAAAGCGATAAAAGAACTAATTATAAAAACAACTGCTGGCAACAATTCTGGCGAAAGCCATTCTTTAGTGGCATTTGCAACATAAACTCCTGTTTCTAATTCTTTACAAGCATCACCAATTGCGAATGCTAACAACATCAATAAAGCCAAAGGCATTAACTCACTAATTCCTTTTAAAGTTAAGTTTACAGCTTCTTTTGGCTTCATAATTCCTTGTATAAAATACATAATCATAGCAACCAATAAAGACGTAATTACCGCGTATAAAACAGATGATGAACCAGAACCTTCGCCAATTGCTTGTGAGGCATGATTTAAAAAAGAATTAGACTCTTTTACAGCATCCCAACCTGTATACATTAAATTTATTGGCATCATGCAAACCATTACCAATAAAGGCACAATCATGTTATATGCTTTTGCTTCAATGCCTTCTTTTGGCGGAAAAGAAGTTACAGCATCAGAAACCATTGGCTTAGAACCTTTGTTCATTAATTCGCCAGTTTCTTTTGTTCTTTCTTCGGCTTTTTTCATTGGACCAAAATCCTTTTTTGTAAAAATTA
Protein-coding sequences here:
- a CDS encoding efflux transporter outer membrane subunit — protein: MKSRLKNTSLQKGLVIAIMAFTLQSCFVAKDYTRPEVTETENLYRTDNLPSDSISMANISWKNLFTDTYLNQYIEEGLQNNMDVRIAIQQMVAAEAYAKQGKAGYLPSVSVGANATHQELSKNGQFGSIFGGGIDQYDVTANLSWEADIWGKIRSNKRASAASYLQSVAAHKAVKTQLIASIATTYYQLLALDSQLEITKKTIESRKNGVETIKALKDAGLTNQVAVDQNIAQYNSTRALQVDIETAIFKTENTLSILLGKSSQKFERSHLTNQIIETELKLGVPSTLLSNRPDVMAAEYNLIQSFELSNVARSNFYPSLKLTASGGFQSLNLDNLIDTNSLFATILGGLTQPIFNKRSLKTQREVALAQQEQSLLQFKKALLVAGNEVSNALFTYTSETKKFEFRKNEVEALRKAEQNSEELLKNGYATYLDLLTARQSALSAELSVIDSKLQQLVSIVDLYEALGGGWQ
- a CDS encoding efflux RND transporter permease subunit; its protein translation is MLKTFIERPVLSTVISIIIVLLGIISITSLPIEEYPDIAPPTIKVTANYTGANAETVLESVIIPIEEQINGVEGMTYITSTASNTGAAEITVYFDQKIDADIAAVNVQNRVARATPLLPSEVTQTGIITQKQETSALMFISMYSESDDYDATFIQNYLKINVIPAMQRISGVGDVSVFSQQDYAMRIWLNPEKLASYGLIPSDISAALAEQNLEAAAGSLGQNNGESFSYTLTYSGRFKDEAQYSNIVIKALGNGQFLRLKDVATIELDAQSYASNAMSKGNPAVFMGIFQTKGSNAQEIIENIKITLEQVKADLPEGLDVFVPYDTSLFLNASIEKVISTLLEAFLLVFLVVFIFLQDFRSTLIPAIAVPVSIIGTFFFLNVFGYSINLLTLFALVLAIGIVVDDAIVVVEAVHAKLDEGEKSAKKATLTAMNEISGAIISITLVMAAVFIPVTFVTGPTGVFYEQFGVTLIIAILISAVNALTLSPALCALLLKPHKEDEEIKGKSPLKRFYTLFNRGFNATIDRYGKSLQFLYKRKFVSGLLLIIAIIGIFWAAKTTPTGFVPNEDRGIVFANIELPPGASLDRTDAVARKLYDKIEGIEGIVAVNFIKGRSLISGAGSNFGFGIIKLEDWADRTDPALSAQAITGKLFGVAASIPDANIIFFSPPSIRGFGNSSGFEINLLDKFGGEFADLDKANKDFSMALMSHPEIKYAQSSFSTSYPQYEMEVNVPLAKEKGVSVTSIFSTLQGYIGGVYASDFSRFGKQFRVYIQALPEDRADENALNSMYVRTDSGEMTPITQFVTLKRVYGPQSVTRFNLFNSTMISGATNEGFSTGDAIRVIEEEVAKLPSNYTVAYSGLTREEVNAGNQTTFIFILSILFVYFLLSAQYESYLLPFAVVLSLPFGVFGAYISTKFLGLENNIYFQIALIMLIGLLAKNAILIVEFALQRRKNGESIVDAAIHGAKSRLRPILMTSFAFILGLMPLALAKGVGSEGNNSIGSGAAGGMLIGTILGVFVIPILFILFQWLQEKVSSKPAVISQQNED
- a CDS encoding TetR/AcrR family transcriptional regulator, giving the protein MIDKQQLLECSITNFIKFGSKRFSMNELASELGISKKTIYKHFKTKDELVSKGVRLLIDKYLHEVDKIKKNSEDPLQKIILIQETSFQYLNYLKPSFLFGIKKYYSNADDVFTNFKDNFIKSNLQPLLEEAIEKEYLRKNLNSDLFCDLYFTRVQNLIFDPKNLFEIYSEKVVFEHLIVNSLRGFITPNYKDTNKLFA
- a CDS encoding Na+/H+ antiporter NhaC family protein, with the protein product MEYGFLSVIPPIVAIILALKTKQVYIALLFGIWFSWLIIKGWNPLTGTLAMIEGMVNVFQSEGNTRTIMFSALVGALLIFIQYSRGVEGFINILNRQLVKLENKKSGYSRVMVQVLATLTGLLLFVETSISSLTVGTLYRPIFDKLKIPREKLAYLADSSSAPSSILIPFNAWGAFIMGLLLTQGIDKPFSVMIASIKYNFYPLIAIAMVFIIIFTKKDFGPMKKAEERTKETGELMNKGSKPMVSDAVTSFPPKEGIEAKAYNMIVPLLVMVCMMPINLMYTGWDAVKESNSFLNHASQAIGEGSGSSSVLYAVITSLLVAMIMYFIQGIMKPKEAVNLTLKGISELMPLALLMLLAFAIGDACKELETGVYVANATKEWLSPELLPAVVFIISSFIAFSTGTSWGTFAIMLAISVPMANIHGADITIVVAATLGGGIFGDHCSPISDTSIISSMASASDHIDHVKTQLPYALVGGAITVLMYLVIGFLG
- a CDS encoding universal stress protein; this encodes MSTLLVATNFSKASKNAVLYSASIAQLFNTKLVIFNAYKLPVHASNTLLSAVSIDGLIEKERNKLKETALDISKKFNIDVEVICKYVNLEQEIDRLMKLYDSPFLVMGMSSKSMEQNLLGNPTTTLISMKKFPVLAIPVNAKFNGIQKILFACDLMRDIPLKTLARLRRVATKLKAEITVFYVDQKIDELKLNTQCLENINQELEGVAYLYKNISSNTVIEEIEKEIKKSDSELLVMVPKKYGFWESIIHKSKTRVMASGMNIPLLSIPIE